In the Helianthus annuus cultivar XRQ/B chromosome 11, HanXRQr2.0-SUNRISE, whole genome shotgun sequence genome, one interval contains:
- the LOC110887648 gene encoding uncharacterized protein LOC110887648, whose product MEAVKYFINKVVETTQLILEEEEEEVSSQPRNRNPHIERDRESANQRLFADYFADEPLYSEAIFRRRFRMSRRLFLRIADDLAAYHPFFTLRPDARGKMGFTTLQKCTAAIRQLAYETAADAWDEYLKMSERTARECLYKFCKFVVRLYSQKYLRKPHYNDVQNLYQHHKARHDFPGMLGNNDCMHWAWRNCPTAWRGMYTRGDQGHPTIILKAVVSQDLWIWHAFFGIPGSNNDINVLQNSEVFYDVIKGIGPDTRFTVLGVEYRRGYYLADGIYPQYSTIVKTVRHPSDEKRKKFAKFQEAARKDIKRFFGVLQQRWHIIENLARAFTPKTL is encoded by the exons ATGGAAGccgtaaaatattttataaacaaGGTGGTAGAGACGACACAACTAATTTTGGAAGAAGAAGAGGAGGAGGTATCGTCACAACCACGAAACAGGAACCCACACATCGAGCGAGACCGAGAAA GTGCTAACCAAAGATTATTCGCCGATTACTTTGCCGACGAGCCGTTGTACTCGGAGGCTATTTTTAGACGCCGTTTCAGAATGAGTCGTCGACTCTTCTTACGTATTGCCGACGATTTAGCCGCTTATCACCCGTTTTTTACCTTGCGACCCGATGCTAGAGGCAAAATGGGCTTCACCACCTTACAGAAATGCACTGCGGCGATTCGTCAACTAGCTTATGAGACGGCAGCCGATGCTTGGGACGAATACTTAAAGATGTCCGAAAGAACTGCTAGAGAATGTTTATACAAGTTTTGCAAATTTGTGGTGAGGCTCTACAGCCAAAAATATTTGCGAAAACCGCATTACAATGACGTCCAAAATTTGTATCAACACCACAAAGCAAGGCACGATTTTCCAGGCATGCTCGGGAACAATGATTGCATGCATTGGGCATGGCGGAATTGTCCTACCGCTTGGCGAGGAATGTATACGCGAGGCGATCAGGGACATCCAACAATAATTCTAAAAGCTGTTGTGTCTCAAGACctatggatttggcatgctttctTTGGGATTCCTGGTTCGAATAACGACATCAACGTTCTACAAAATTCTGAGGTTTTTTACGATGTTATAAAAGGGATTGGTCCTGATACGAGGTTTACGGTTTTGGGAGTGGAGTACAGACGCGGGTATTATCTTGCCGATGGAATATACCCACAATACTCTACAATTGTTAAAACGGTTAGGCATCCTTCAGatgaaaaaagaaagaaatttgccAAGTTTCAAGAAGCGGCTAGAAAAGATATTAAACGGTTTTTTGGGGTTCTCCAACAAAGATGGCATATTATTGAAAACCTAGCACGCGCTTTTACACCCAAAACGTTGTGA